In Acanthopagrus latus isolate v.2019 chromosome 17, fAcaLat1.1, whole genome shotgun sequence, the following are encoded in one genomic region:
- the lingo4b gene encoding leucine-rich repeat and immunoglobulin-like domain-containing nogo receptor-interacting protein 4b — MFVESVVRWGAWSILLQFGLCVSAGSCPPRCVCRPEGREVICSGKHLNSVPEGFSSDARHLDLSHNKIKTVGRRQFSGLPQLQDLDLSDNMISMIEVEAFQGLQNLRTLRIKNNRLKIIPVGVFSGLSSLRFLDLSQNEILVFLDYTFKEMVNLQTLDAEENDLVFISQRAFFGLQNLQELNIDRSNLTSVPTEALSQLQSLTRLRMLRLTITTLPNNAFRRLHRLRSLVIANWPALDTMASNSLIGLNLTTLVISSCNLSAIPYSALRHLVYLRFLDLSYNPITVIQGNMLGDLLRLQELHLAGGSLLRIEPGAFRGLAYFRMLNVTSNQLTTLEESVFHSVGNLQVLRLDGNPLACDCRLIWVVRRRLRLNFDGHQPTCSSPDSVRQREFRDFSEKELPRLFTCRPARIMDRRPQEARVEEGTTVLFSCKADGDPSPSITWISSHKNVVSPTGRIRVLPNGTLEVRFAQVQDSGTYQCLAGNAAGNDSLTVGLYVKGLPRNRTIPYLAEEGWVEPANPQAANSSAQMAKPYPFDAKTLIIATTMGFLSFLSSVAICFVFMFFWSQSKGQIKHTATIDFVPRSSMGGGGGDGGDGGRFTMKLI; from the coding sequence ATGTTTGTGGAGTCAGTCGTCCGATGGGGGGCTTGGAGCATCCTGCTCCAGTTTGGACTGTGCGtatctgcaggaagttgtcCTCCGCGCTGTGTGTGTCGACCCGAGGGTAGAGAAGTGATCTGCTCAGGAAAACATTTGAACTCAGTCCCGGAGGGCTTTTCCAGTGATGCCAGGCATTTGGATTTATCCCACAATAAGATTAAGACCGTGGGGCGCCGCCAGTTCTCCGGCCTCCCGCAACTTCAAGACTTGGATCTCAGTGATAATATGATCTCCATGATTGAGGTGGAGGCTTTCCAGGGCCTACAAAACCTCAGGACGCTTCGGATTAAGAATAACCGACTCAAGATCATCCCGGTTGGGGTGTTTTCTGGCCTGTCCAGTCTGCGCTTTCTGGATTTGAGCCAGAATGAGATTCTGGTCTTCCTGGACTATACCTTCAAAGAAATGGTGAACCTGCAAACGCTGGACGCAGAGGAGAACGACTTGGTCTTCATCTCCCAGCGGGCTTTCTTTGGTCTGCAGAACTTGCAGGAGCTCAACATAGATCGTAGCAACCTGACCTCCGTTCCGACCGAGGCATTGTCCCAGCTCCAGAGCCTAACACGTCTTCGCATGCTGCGTCTCACCATCACTACCCTGCCCAACAATGCTTTCCGACGACTCCACCGTCTGCGAAGCCTCGTGATTGCAAACTGGCCAGCTCTGGATACTATGGCTAGCAACAGCCTGATCGGTCTAAATTTGACCACGCTCGTCATCAGCAGCTGCAACCTAAGTGCTATTCCTTACTCAGCACTTCGTCACCTGGTGTATTTGCGATTTCTGGACTTATCCTACAACCCCATCACTGTTATCCAAGGTAATATGTTAGGGGACCTCCTGAGACTCCAGGAGCTTCACCTAGCAGGAGGGAGCCTGCTAAGAATAGAGCCAGGAGCCTTTCGGGGACTGGCCTACTTTCGCATGCTTAATGTGACGTCCAATCAGCTCACTACTTTGGAGGAGAGCGTCTTCCACTCTGTGGGGAACCTTCAGGTGTTGCGGCTGGATGGGAATCCCCTAGCATGTGACTGCAGGCTCATCTGGGTGGTCCGTCGCCGATTGCGCTTGAACTTTGATGGACATCAGCCCACTTGTTCATCTCCTGATTCGGTGAGACAGCGTGAATTCAGAGACTTCTCAGAGAAGGAGCTCCCGAGGCTGTTTACCTGCCGCCCAGCCCGTATCATGGACCGCAGGCCGCAGGAGGCGAGAGTAGAGGAGGGCACTACGGTTCTCTTCTCCTGTAAGGCTGATGGGGATCCATCCCCATCCATCACCTGGATCTCATCCCATAAGAATGTGGTTTCTCCAACAGGACGAATTAGAGTTTTGCCCAATGGTACTCTAGAAGTGCGTTTTGCCCAAGTTCAGGACAGCGGCACGTATCAGTGCCTGGCAGGTAACGCAGCCGGCAATGACAGCCTGACTGTCGGTCTTTACGTGAAGGGGCTCCCCCGGAACCGAACCATCCCTTACCTCGCAGAGGAGGGCTGGGTAGAGCCTGCAAATCCCCAAGCTGCCAACTCCTCTGCTCAAATGGCCAAGCCATACCCATTTGATGCAAAGACCCTGATCATCGCCACCACTATGGGCTTCCTGTCTTTCCTCAGCTCGGTGGCcatctgttttgtcttcatgttcTTCTGGAGCCAGAGCAAAGGTCAGATCAAGCACACGGCAACTATTGACTTTGTTCCCCGGTCTTCCatgggtggtggaggaggggacgGAGGGGACGGTGGCAGGTTCACCATGAAACTCATTTAA